In one window of Tripterygium wilfordii isolate XIE 37 chromosome 1, ASM1340144v1, whole genome shotgun sequence DNA:
- the LOC119997860 gene encoding F-box/LRR-repeat protein At3g58900-like isoform X2, with the protein MKPETCIFGFENYSDTLVIEESRLRPIFLTFASGSLHLTYSRKLPDKKKNLLKESNNEAVPNYPRKEEGGLYCFFCWIHLVFEFDFELYLCVSFWFTDPILFSLSGKREINVEEDKISELPDEVLVSILSRLTMREAARTSVVARRWLKVWTFCPSLNFAASETFLSSYREARRVYEEEKQEYVNWVNCVLEAYQGSIIDDFHIHFDLDPKYKYDIDRWVNFVIQKGVKRLVIDLGVYYNGGRSKHVYHFPLSCNNIALQRTLHLLRVLKLKYVDVSGVVIEYFISACPCLEKLTIRGSGSNDLVHLNVAGGQSLCLKKVKIFGCSHLRSIRLSATNLLSFKYHGPIIDISYENVPNLVEVLIGGWLTEMAISYFPQLSNYLFRLETLTVDVPHLEEDDMEDREPLEFPVLRKLKNLKLRVYASHEQSLLVFASLIKAAPSLDRLVVQDAFGMVITGIPSRLALLPSNRG; encoded by the exons ATGAAACCAGAGACTTGCATCTTCGGCTTCGAAAATTATTCTGACACATTGGTTATTGAAGAATCCAGACTCAGACCT ATATTTCTGACTTTTGCATCTGGTTCTTTGCATCTAACTTACTCAAGGAAATtgcctgacaaaaaaaaaaacttactgaaagaaagcaataatgaagCGGTGCCCAACTATCCTCGCAAAGAAGAAGGTGGTTTATactgttttttttgttggattcaTCTTGTCTTTGAATTTGACTTTGAATTGTATCTTTGTGTTTCGTTTTGGTTTACTGATCCTATACTTTTTTCTCTGTCGGGAAAGAGAGAGATTAATGTGGAAGAGGATAAGATAAGTGAACTGCCAGATGAAGTCCTCGTTTCCATTCTGTCTCGCTTAACAATGAGAGAAGCAGCAAGGACTAGTGTTGTTGCCCGCCGATGGCTCAAAGTCTGGACTTTTTGCCCCTCCTTGAATTTTGCTGCTTCAGAGACTTTTCTCTCTAGTTATAGAGAAGCAAGAAGAGTTTACGAGGAGGAAAAGCAGGAGTATGTTAATTGGGTAAATTGTGTGTTGGAGGCATATCAAGGATCCATCATAGACGATTTTCATATTCATTTTGACTTGGATCCAAAGTACAAATATGATATTGATAGATGGGTTAACTTTGTAATCCAAAAGGGTGTTAAACGGCTAGTGATAGACTTGGGGGTTTATTATAATGGTGGACGTTCAAAACATGTTTACCATTTTCCTCTGTCATGTAACAACATTGCTCTCCAGAGGACTCTGCATTTGCTAAGAGTTCTCAAGCTAAAGTATGTGGATGTAAGTGGAGTTGTTATTGAATATTTCATATCCGCTTGCCCCTGCCTCGAAAAATTGACTATCAGAGGTTCAGGTTCCAATGATCTTGTCCATCTAAATGTTGCTGGTGGTCAGTCGCTTTGCTTGAAGAAAGTTAAGATATTTGGGTGCTCACATTTGAGAAGCATACGTCTGTCCGCAACAAATCTTTTATCTTTcaagtatcacggtccaataaTTGACATCTCGTATGAAAATGTCCCCAATCTTGTCGAAGTACTTATTGGAGGGTGGTTAACTGAGATGGCCATCTCCTACTTTCCTCAGCTTTCAAATTATTTGTTTCGACTAGAGACACTTACAGTAGATGTGCCGCATCTCGAG GAAGATGATATGGAAGATAGGGAACCGCTGGAGTTTCCTGTGTTGAGAaagctcaaaaacttgaaattgagAGTTTATGCAAGTCATGAGCAAAGTCTTCTTGTTTTTGCTTCCTTGATAAAGGCAGCTCCTTCCTTGGATAGACTTGTGGTACAG